A single genomic interval of Saccharothrix saharensis harbors:
- a CDS encoding pentapeptide repeat-containing protein, translating into MSSWLMPVAVAVVIVWIGVRHARASRSETLLDDHARRRVGPGAQVPGPVSVWREANRLFRAGEREGLLLLAEIGRQAPKRRQAVVTTWLAALRGGVSLGLDAPWRVAVQRELVSHLRPGADFWPGMDVVAPGAILVDFDLSGCRVNRVDLTGAVFVGDARFEAMTVTGDATFAGARFLRHAVFTEALFARSASFGLAVFAGNVSLRAAQVADQLVFARAKVSGRADLRAAEVSGRADFRHVRFGGRALFAEVVFQQDAWFRHAWFRGRTDVGAALIGEAAEFGNARFGRRVMQ; encoded by the coding sequence ATGTCGTCGTGGCTGATGCCGGTGGCGGTGGCGGTGGTCATCGTCTGGATTGGCGTGCGCCATGCGCGCGCGTCGCGTTCGGAGACGTTGTTGGACGACCACGCGCGGCGGCGGGTGGGGCCGGGTGCGCAGGTTCCGGGGCCGGTGTCGGTGTGGCGGGAGGCCAACCGGTTGTTCCGGGCGGGTGAGCGGGAGGGGTTGTTGTTGCTGGCCGAGATCGGCCGGCAGGCGCCGAAGCGGCGGCAGGCGGTGGTGACGACGTGGTTGGCGGCGTTGCGGGGCGGGGTGAGCCTGGGGTTGGACGCGCCGTGGCGGGTGGCGGTGCAGCGGGAGCTGGTGTCGCACCTGCGGCCGGGTGCGGATTTCTGGCCGGGGATGGACGTGGTGGCGCCGGGGGCGATCCTGGTGGACTTCGACCTGTCGGGGTGCCGGGTGAACCGGGTGGACCTGACGGGCGCGGTGTTCGTGGGTGACGCGCGGTTCGAGGCGATGACGGTGACGGGGGACGCGACGTTCGCGGGTGCGCGGTTCCTGCGGCACGCGGTGTTCACCGAGGCGTTGTTCGCGCGGTCGGCGTCGTTCGGGTTGGCGGTGTTCGCGGGCAACGTGTCGTTGCGGGCGGCGCAGGTGGCCGACCAGTTGGTGTTCGCGCGGGCGAAGGTGTCGGGGCGGGCGGACCTGCGGGCGGCGGAGGTGTCGGGGCGGGCGGACTTCCGGCACGTGCGGTTCGGGGGTCGGGCGCTGTTCGCCGAGGTGGTGTTCCAGCAGGACGCGTGGTTCCGGCACGCCTGGTTCCGGGGTCGGACGGACGTGGGGGCGGCGTTGATCGGCGAGGCGGCGGAGTTCGGCAACGCCCGCTTCGGCCGTCGCGTGATGCAGTAG
- a CDS encoding amidase family protein: protein MDLTDACFAGAARQAELLRSGAFTSRDLVAECLRRIDRHDRRLNAFRLVFTDRALADADHADARRARGDDAPLLGVPVAVKEDLALAGLPTTKGTAAVDTTAPDDAEIVRRLRAAGAVIVGRTRMPELGLWPHTESTWAGATRNPWSPDHSPGGSSGGSAAAVAAGLVGAAIGTDGAGSIRIPSACTGLFGLKPQRDRVPLTPDRDVWNGLVVAGPITRHVADAALLLDVLDPGHDHTAAVTDTRRLRIAVSLRTWGPGIGVHPEVRDAVLDTAGLLADLGHDVTRVDRDLHDISGPAGFAVRYLHSAATTEQALDRPDRLDARTRAVAALGRALPAPAVRAALAHTTRLTRATDRLFAEHDLLLTPVLTRPPLRIGEWDRRPTLAALLAAARMTTFLPLWNITGNPAAAVPAGHTSTGLPLAVQLVAATDDDRTILTAAGQLERAHPWTDRHP from the coding sequence ATGGACCTGACCGACGCGTGCTTCGCGGGCGCCGCCCGACAGGCCGAACTGCTCCGATCGGGCGCGTTCACCTCGCGCGACCTCGTCGCCGAGTGCCTGCGCCGCATCGACCGGCACGACCGGCGCCTCAACGCGTTCCGGCTCGTGTTCACCGACCGCGCCCTCGCCGACGCCGACCACGCCGACGCCCGCCGCGCCCGCGGCGACGACGCGCCCCTGCTCGGCGTGCCCGTCGCGGTCAAGGAAGACCTCGCCCTCGCCGGCCTGCCCACCACCAAGGGCACCGCCGCCGTCGACACCACCGCCCCCGACGACGCCGAGATCGTCCGCCGCCTGCGCGCCGCCGGCGCCGTCATCGTCGGCCGCACCCGCATGCCCGAACTCGGCCTGTGGCCCCACACCGAGTCCACCTGGGCCGGCGCCACCCGCAACCCCTGGTCACCCGACCACTCACCCGGCGGGTCCAGCGGCGGCTCGGCCGCCGCCGTCGCCGCGGGCCTGGTCGGCGCCGCCATCGGCACCGACGGCGCCGGCTCCATCCGCATCCCCTCCGCCTGCACCGGCCTGTTCGGCCTCAAACCCCAACGCGACCGCGTGCCGCTGACCCCCGACCGCGACGTCTGGAACGGCCTGGTCGTCGCCGGACCCATCACCCGCCACGTCGCCGACGCCGCCCTGCTGCTCGACGTCCTCGACCCCGGCCACGACCACACCGCCGCCGTCACCGACACCCGCCGCCTGCGCATCGCCGTGTCCCTGCGCACCTGGGGCCCCGGCATCGGTGTCCACCCCGAGGTCCGCGACGCCGTGCTCGACACCGCCGGCCTGCTCGCCGACCTCGGCCACGACGTCACCCGCGTCGACCGCGACCTGCACGACATCTCCGGACCCGCCGGGTTCGCCGTGCGCTACCTGCACAGCGCCGCCACCACCGAACAGGCCCTCGACCGACCCGACCGGCTCGACGCCCGCACCCGCGCCGTCGCCGCCCTGGGCCGCGCCCTGCCCGCACCCGCCGTGCGCGCCGCCCTGGCCCACACCACCCGGCTCACCCGCGCCACCGACCGGCTGTTCGCCGAGCACGACCTGCTGCTCACCCCCGTGCTGACCCGGCCACCCCTGCGCATCGGCGAGTGGGACCGACGCCCCACCCTCGCCGCCCTGCTCGCCGCCGCCCGCATGACCACGTTCCTGCCGCTGTGGAACATCACCGGCAACCCCGCCGCCGCCGTCCCCGCCGGCCACACGAGCACCGGCCTGCCCCTGGCCGTCCAACTCGTCGCCGCCACCGACGACGACCGCACCATCCTCACCGCCGCGGGTCAACTCGAACGCGCCCACCCCTGGACCGACCGCCACCCCTGA
- a CDS encoding helix-turn-helix transcriptional regulator, with product MRADRLVAVLLVMQARGRVTAAELAGELEVSVATARRDLEALSSAGVPVYPQRGRGGGWRLVGRARTDLSGLTSAEARALFLLVGPAASVSGSPEVRAALRKLVRALPETFREGARAAADAVVVDVAAWGGVGRVRPGLVGVLQEAVVGRRRVVLVYEGRGRVRSERVVEPWGLVDKGEVWYLVAGTGAGERTFRVDRVVSVRVTDEVFVRPEGFDLAVAWEGVVSEVERRRSSVSAVVSVESRFARVLGDQFGRHCEVVGEGGGRSRLRLSAATPLMIAQVLAGWGGLVEVVESVEVRAELARLGAELVALYGGG from the coding sequence ATGCGTGCGGACCGGTTGGTGGCGGTGTTGTTGGTGATGCAGGCGCGGGGGCGGGTGACGGCGGCGGAGTTGGCCGGGGAGTTGGAGGTGTCGGTGGCGACGGCGCGGCGGGATCTGGAGGCGTTGTCGTCGGCTGGTGTGCCGGTGTACCCGCAGCGGGGGCGTGGTGGGGGTTGGCGGTTGGTGGGGCGTGCGCGGACGGATTTGAGCGGGTTGACGTCGGCGGAGGCGCGGGCGTTGTTCTTGTTGGTGGGGCCTGCGGCGTCGGTGTCGGGGTCGCCGGAGGTGCGGGCGGCGTTGCGGAAGTTGGTGCGGGCGTTGCCGGAGACGTTCCGGGAGGGTGCGCGGGCGGCGGCGGACGCGGTGGTGGTGGACGTGGCGGCGTGGGGTGGGGTGGGTCGGGTGCGGCCGGGGTTGGTGGGTGTGTTGCAGGAGGCGGTGGTGGGGCGTCGGCGGGTGGTGTTGGTGTACGAGGGGCGTGGGCGGGTGCGGTCGGAGCGGGTGGTGGAGCCGTGGGGGTTGGTGGACAAGGGTGAGGTTTGGTACTTGGTGGCGGGGACGGGGGCGGGTGAGCGGACGTTCCGGGTGGATCGGGTGGTGTCGGTCCGGGTGACGGATGAGGTGTTCGTGCGGCCTGAGGGGTTCGATCTGGCGGTGGCGTGGGAGGGGGTGGTGTCGGAGGTGGAGCGGCGGCGGTCGTCGGTGTCGGCGGTGGTGTCGGTGGAGTCGCGGTTCGCGCGCGTGCTGGGTGATCAGTTCGGGCGGCATTGCGAGGTGGTGGGTGAGGGTGGTGGGCGGTCGCGGTTGCGGTTGTCGGCGGCGACGCCGTTGATGATCGCGCAGGTGTTGGCGGGGTGGGGTGGGTTGGTGGAGGTGGTGGAGTCGGTCGAGGTGCGGGCGGAGTTGGCGCGGTTGGGTGCGGAGTTGGTGGCGTTGTACGGGGGTGGGTGA
- a CDS encoding SDR family oxidoreductase, with amino-acid sequence MAGLIVVTGGSRGIGAAVVRRVAADGHRVVIGYRAAAARAEALAREVGGVAVRAEVSDEADVDALFDAAAALGQVTGVVINAGITSPVGPLAQLRVQDLRRVVDVNVVGALLCARRAARDLVAGGSIVSLSSAAATLGSPNEYVHYAASKAAVDAMTVGLAKELGPRGVRVNAVAAGTVRTAIHELSGVPDRPDRVASVIPLGRPGEPAEIAEAVAWLLSDAASFTTGAVLRVAGGL; translated from the coding sequence GTGGCTGGCCTGATCGTGGTGACCGGCGGGAGTCGGGGCATCGGCGCGGCGGTGGTGCGGCGGGTGGCCGCGGACGGGCACCGGGTGGTGATCGGCTACCGGGCCGCGGCCGCTCGGGCCGAGGCGTTGGCGCGGGAGGTGGGCGGGGTCGCGGTGCGGGCCGAGGTGTCCGACGAGGCGGACGTGGACGCCCTGTTCGACGCCGCCGCCGCGCTGGGGCAGGTGACCGGGGTGGTGATCAACGCCGGCATCACCAGCCCGGTGGGCCCGTTGGCGCAGCTGCGGGTGCAGGACCTGCGGCGCGTGGTCGACGTGAACGTGGTGGGCGCGTTGCTGTGCGCGCGGCGGGCGGCACGGGACCTGGTCGCGGGCGGGTCGATCGTGTCGCTGTCGTCGGCGGCGGCGACGTTGGGCTCGCCGAACGAGTACGTGCACTACGCGGCGAGCAAGGCGGCGGTGGACGCGATGACCGTCGGCCTGGCCAAGGAGCTGGGACCGCGGGGCGTCCGGGTCAACGCGGTGGCGGCGGGCACGGTGCGCACCGCGATCCACGAGCTGTCGGGCGTGCCGGACCGGCCCGACCGGGTGGCGTCGGTCATCCCGCTGGGCCGGCCGGGCGAGCCGGCGGAGATCGCCGAGGCGGTGGCGTGGCTGCTCAGCGACGCCGCGTCGTTCACGACGGGCGCGGTGCTGCGGGTCGCCGGAGGGCTGTGA
- a CDS encoding MarR family winged helix-turn-helix transcriptional regulator, whose amino-acid sequence MDHTPAGQFLGTRLRHLLDLLETDVARVYTDLGLPDFRPRYTPVIRLVHTRGPQSIRDLADTIGVTHSAISQTVNQMRRDGLVDLKPGDDARHRIVHLTDHARTLLPTLHAEWTATTAAARDLDTELPYPLTTLIDAALRALGDKPLRDRITEHM is encoded by the coding sequence GTGGACCACACACCCGCCGGCCAATTCCTCGGCACCCGCCTGCGCCACCTCCTCGACCTCCTCGAAACCGACGTCGCCCGCGTCTACACCGACCTCGGCCTCCCCGACTTCCGCCCCCGCTACACCCCGGTCATCCGACTCGTCCACACCAGGGGACCCCAGTCCATCCGCGACCTCGCCGACACCATCGGCGTCACCCACTCCGCCATCAGCCAGACCGTCAACCAGATGCGCCGCGACGGCCTCGTCGACCTCAAACCCGGCGACGACGCCCGCCACCGCATCGTCCACCTCACCGACCACGCCCGCACCCTGCTCCCCACCCTCCACGCCGAGTGGACCGCCACCACCGCAGCCGCCCGCGACCTCGACACCGAACTGCCCTACCCCCTCACCACCCTCATCGACGCCGCCCTGCGCGCACTGGGGGACAAACCCCTGCGCGACCGCATCACCGAACACATGTGA
- a CDS encoding class I SAM-dependent methyltransferase, with amino-acid sequence MEHFVRSATTARPVPLTPDIVLHTADDVTALWERTGAPEPPFWAFPWAGGQALARHVLDHPGLVAGRRVLDLASGSGLVAVAAARAGGLVTANDIDPVAATAIALNARANDVTVTITTADLLDTEPDTDVLLAGDVFYDRDMAARVEPFLHAAHRRGTLVLVGDPHRSFMPRGWTRVDAYPVPVPRDLEGVEVRTTTVWRP; translated from the coding sequence GTGGAGCACTTCGTCCGCTCGGCGACCACCGCGCGGCCCGTGCCGCTGACCCCGGACATCGTGCTGCACACCGCCGACGACGTGACCGCCCTGTGGGAGCGCACCGGCGCACCCGAACCACCGTTCTGGGCGTTCCCGTGGGCCGGCGGCCAAGCCCTGGCCCGGCACGTGCTCGACCACCCCGGGCTCGTGGCCGGCCGCCGCGTCCTCGACCTCGCCTCCGGCTCCGGCCTGGTCGCCGTCGCCGCCGCCCGCGCGGGCGGCCTGGTCACCGCCAACGACATCGACCCGGTCGCCGCGACCGCCATCGCGCTCAACGCCCGCGCCAACGACGTCACCGTCACCATCACCACCGCCGACCTGCTCGACACCGAACCCGACACCGACGTGCTGCTCGCGGGCGACGTGTTCTACGACCGCGACATGGCCGCCCGCGTCGAACCGTTCCTGCACGCCGCGCACCGCCGCGGCACCCTCGTGCTCGTCGGCGACCCCCACCGCTCCTTCATGCCCCGCGGCTGGACCCGCGTCGACGCCTACCCGGTGCCGGTTCCCCGCGACCTGGAAGGCGTCGAGGTCCGCACCACCACCGTCTGGCGCCCCTGA
- the map gene encoding type I methionyl aminopeptidase, with the protein MIELKSPGELDAMRAAGLVVADALTAVREHARVGVSLLELDEIAHGVIRDAGAGSSFLHYLPPFAPTPFPGVICASVNDLIVHGIPDGYRLRDGDLVSIDCGAHLDGWHGDSAISFVVGSADPADLLLVDTARRALDAGIAAAVPGARLGDVSHAVGAIGRAAGYGMPADFGGHGIGRAMHEPPGVPNEGVPGRGLTLRPGMAIAIEPMFHAGGRDAYYAAEDGWALHTVDGSRAAHVEHTVAVTEDGPRVLTALRRPAAPRPS; encoded by the coding sequence GTGATCGAGTTGAAGAGCCCCGGCGAACTGGACGCGATGCGCGCCGCCGGCCTCGTGGTGGCGGACGCGCTGACCGCGGTCCGCGAGCACGCCCGCGTCGGGGTGTCGCTGCTGGAGCTGGACGAGATCGCCCACGGGGTGATCCGCGACGCCGGGGCCGGGTCGTCGTTCCTGCACTACCTGCCCCCGTTCGCGCCGACCCCGTTCCCCGGTGTCATCTGCGCCTCGGTCAACGACCTGATCGTGCACGGCATCCCCGACGGCTACCGGCTGCGCGACGGCGACCTGGTCAGCATCGACTGCGGCGCCCACCTGGACGGTTGGCACGGCGATTCCGCCATCAGCTTCGTGGTCGGGTCGGCCGACCCGGCGGACCTGCTGCTCGTCGACACCGCCCGGCGCGCGCTGGACGCCGGGATCGCCGCCGCCGTGCCCGGCGCGCGCCTGGGCGACGTCTCCCACGCCGTCGGCGCGATCGGCCGGGCCGCCGGCTACGGCATGCCCGCCGACTTCGGCGGCCACGGCATCGGCCGCGCCATGCACGAGCCGCCCGGCGTGCCCAACGAGGGCGTGCCCGGCCGGGGTCTCACCCTGCGCCCCGGCATGGCCATCGCGATCGAACCGATGTTCCACGCCGGCGGGCGCGACGCCTACTACGCCGCCGAGGACGGCTGGGCCCTGCACACCGTCGACGGCAGCCGCGCCGCCCACGTCGAGCACACCGTCGCCGTCACCGAGGACGGGCCGCGCGTGCTCACAGCCCTCCGGCGACCCGCAGCACCGCGCCCGTCGTGA
- a CDS encoding helix-turn-helix domain-containing protein, with product MVRQPLTQSDRDRGERLGELLRRARGQRSTVEVAAAAGISVETLRKIERGRVPTPAFFTVAALCDAVGLSLDGLSRALEPQRLSA from the coding sequence ATGGTGCGACAGCCCCTCACCCAGTCCGACCGCGACCGCGGCGAACGCCTCGGCGAGCTGCTGCGCCGGGCCCGGGGGCAGCGCAGCACGGTCGAGGTCGCCGCGGCCGCCGGCATCTCCGTGGAAACCCTGCGCAAGATCGAACGCGGCCGCGTGCCCACCCCCGCGTTCTTCACCGTGGCGGCGCTGTGCGACGCCGTCGGACTGTCCCTGGACGGCCTGTCACGGGCCCTGGAACCACAGCGGCTCTCCGCGTAG
- a CDS encoding TetR/AcrR family transcriptional regulator produces the protein MTSRRDLLCDCAISVLAAEGGRGLTHRAVDRAAGVPEGTTKNYFPSRDALLGAAAARMTALHAAAVRRLRETTPERITPADVERLYPALLRRAVVEDPTQLLAMAELYLEAVRRPGVRAALGRMAVSNARAGAGLHAAAGLSSTARDAGLLDAYFLGVAVSLLALPEEALREVGLDDPEAVGSGLFRAAVPDRDRARSGDGDESAHRGGDEPGGGGGGRAAAGGPAHG, from the coding sequence GTGACGAGCCGTCGGGACCTGCTGTGCGACTGTGCGATCTCGGTGTTGGCGGCGGAGGGCGGCCGCGGGTTGACCCACCGGGCGGTGGACCGGGCGGCGGGGGTGCCGGAGGGCACGACGAAGAACTACTTCCCGTCGCGGGACGCGTTGTTGGGCGCGGCGGCGGCGCGGATGACGGCGTTGCACGCGGCGGCGGTGCGGCGGTTGCGGGAGACGACGCCGGAGCGGATCACGCCCGCGGACGTGGAGCGGCTGTACCCGGCGTTGTTGCGGCGGGCGGTGGTGGAGGACCCCACGCAGTTGTTGGCGATGGCGGAGCTGTACCTGGAGGCGGTGCGGCGGCCGGGTGTGCGGGCGGCGTTGGGGCGGATGGCGGTGTCCAACGCGCGGGCCGGCGCGGGGTTGCACGCGGCGGCGGGGTTGTCGAGCACGGCCCGGGACGCGGGTTTGCTGGACGCCTACTTCCTGGGGGTGGCGGTGTCGTTGCTGGCGTTGCCCGAGGAGGCGTTGCGCGAGGTGGGCCTGGACGACCCGGAGGCGGTCGGGTCGGGGTTGTTCCGGGCGGCGGTGCCGGACCGGGATCGGGCCCGGTCAGGAGACGGGGACGAGTCGGCGCACCGCGGTGGCGACGAGCCCGGTGGCGGGGGTGGGGGCCGCGCCGCAGCCGGCGGGCCGGCTCACGGGTAG
- a CDS encoding sucrase ferredoxin — MTEPRCAAISADLEEPQAGTAATAAAWICLEQPGPWGRDALTQSRLDPALGAELARRAADTDVRVLLIRRPGRHADTHHDAPRRVYLAATTPGRPRLERADLADPAALLDLDFAALAAGEPTGMGVAVADPLLMVCANSRRDVCCALLGRPLAEDLAATRPDAVWECTHTGGHRFAPTGVLLPGGYTYGRLDTDFAARLLDHAARGHVVTERCRGRSTHTAHGQVAELAVRDLIGEHRDVLTVRGDTVHHADGRAWHVTVDTAELPVSRPAGCGAAPTPATGLVATAVRRLVPVS; from the coding sequence GTGACCGAGCCGCGTTGCGCCGCGATCTCCGCGGACCTGGAGGAACCCCAAGCGGGCACCGCCGCCACCGCCGCCGCCTGGATCTGCCTCGAGCAACCCGGACCCTGGGGGCGCGACGCCCTCACCCAGAGCAGGCTCGACCCCGCCCTCGGCGCCGAACTCGCCCGCCGCGCCGCCGACACCGACGTCCGCGTGCTGCTCATCCGCCGCCCCGGCCGTCACGCCGACACCCACCACGACGCGCCCCGCCGCGTCTACCTGGCCGCCACCACCCCCGGCCGGCCCCGGCTCGAACGCGCCGACCTCGCCGATCCCGCCGCCCTGCTCGACCTGGACTTCGCCGCCCTGGCCGCCGGGGAACCCACCGGTATGGGCGTCGCCGTCGCCGACCCGCTGCTGATGGTGTGCGCCAACAGCCGCCGCGACGTCTGCTGCGCCCTGCTCGGCCGGCCGCTGGCCGAAGACCTCGCCGCCACCCGACCCGACGCCGTCTGGGAGTGCACCCACACCGGCGGCCACCGCTTCGCCCCCACCGGCGTGCTGCTGCCCGGCGGCTACACCTACGGCCGCCTCGACACCGACTTCGCCGCCCGCCTGCTCGACCACGCCGCCCGCGGCCACGTCGTCACCGAACGCTGCCGCGGCCGCTCCACCCACACCGCGCACGGCCAGGTCGCCGAACTCGCCGTCCGCGACCTGATCGGCGAGCACCGCGACGTGCTCACCGTGCGCGGCGACACCGTCCACCACGCCGACGGCCGCGCCTGGCACGTCACCGTGGACACCGCCGAGCTACCCGTGAGCCGGCCCGCCGGCTGCGGCGCGGCCCCCACCCCCGCCACCGGGCTCGTCGCCACCGCGGTGCGCCGACTCGTCCCCGTCTCCTGA
- a CDS encoding DUF1707 SHOCT-like domain-containing protein, with protein MEPTHTPPRRASDADREHTAARLRDAVGEGRLTLAEADERITAAYTAVHHHDLAALTADLPAPPPPPAPPAPPARTRPPLLPVLALLLTAAWIASPLPFPWPLLLIALLVHRARRRHTPITPAA; from the coding sequence ATGGAACCGACCCACACCCCGCCCCGGCGCGCCTCCGACGCCGACCGCGAGCACACCGCCGCCCGGCTGCGCGACGCCGTCGGCGAAGGCCGCCTCACCCTCGCCGAAGCCGACGAACGCATCACCGCCGCCTACACCGCGGTGCACCACCACGACCTCGCCGCCCTCACCGCCGACCTGCCCGCCCCACCACCACCGCCCGCCCCGCCCGCCCCGCCCGCCCGCACACGGCCACCACTGCTGCCCGTTCTCGCGCTGCTGCTCACCGCCGCCTGGATCGCCTCACCCCTGCCCTTCCCGTGGCCGCTGCTGCTGATCGCCCTGCTCGTGCACCGCGCCCGACGCCGCCACACCCCGATCACCCCCGCCGCCTGA
- the pip gene encoding prolyl aminopeptidase translates to MYPEIEPYAQGMVDVGDGNLVFWAECGNPEGKPVVYLHGGPGTGCSPGAARQFDPRAYRVVLMDQRGSGRSRPHASEYSTDLSVNTTAHLVADIERLREHRGIERWMVFGGSWGSTLGLRYAQSFPHRVTEVVLVAVTTSRYAELDWLYHGLGMLFPEQWARFREGAGEGATDLVAAYDALLNDPDPAVRGKAATDWTDWESSIVSLDPDYRPGPRMADPAWRMAFARLCAHYFRHRVWLADGEVMRDVERLRGIPAILVHGRLDLQGPLGTAWELARRWPDAELVVVPGASHAASDPGMAEAVVAATDRFARR, encoded by the coding sequence ATGTACCCGGAGATCGAGCCGTACGCGCAGGGGATGGTGGACGTCGGTGACGGCAACCTCGTGTTCTGGGCGGAGTGCGGCAACCCGGAGGGCAAGCCGGTGGTGTACCTGCACGGCGGTCCGGGCACGGGCTGCTCCCCCGGCGCGGCGCGGCAGTTCGACCCGCGGGCGTACCGGGTCGTGCTGATGGACCAGCGCGGGAGCGGGCGCAGTCGGCCGCACGCGAGCGAGTACTCGACGGACCTGTCGGTGAACACGACGGCGCACCTGGTGGCCGACATCGAGCGGTTGCGGGAGCACCGGGGCATCGAGCGGTGGATGGTGTTCGGCGGGTCGTGGGGTTCGACGTTGGGGTTGCGGTACGCGCAGTCGTTCCCGCACCGGGTGACGGAGGTCGTGCTGGTGGCGGTGACGACGAGCCGGTACGCGGAGCTGGACTGGCTGTACCACGGGTTGGGGATGTTGTTCCCGGAGCAGTGGGCGAGGTTCCGGGAGGGTGCGGGCGAGGGTGCGACGGACCTGGTGGCGGCCTATGACGCGCTGCTCAACGACCCGGACCCGGCGGTGCGGGGGAAGGCGGCGACGGACTGGACGGACTGGGAGTCCTCGATCGTGTCGCTGGACCCGGACTACCGGCCGGGGCCGCGGATGGCGGATCCGGCGTGGCGGATGGCGTTCGCGAGGTTGTGCGCGCACTACTTCCGGCACCGGGTGTGGTTGGCCGACGGTGAGGTGATGCGGGACGTGGAGCGGTTGCGCGGCATCCCGGCGATCCTGGTGCACGGTCGGCTGGACCTGCAGGGTCCGCTGGGTACGGCGTGGGAGCTGGCCCGCAGGTGGCCGGACGCGGAGTTGGTGGTGGTGCCGGGCGCGTCGCACGCGGCGTCGGACCCGGGGATGGCGGAGGCGGTGGTGGCGGCGACGGACCGGTTCGCGCGGCGATGA
- a CDS encoding CGNR zinc finger domain-containing protein, translating into MHFNPYGGAAAELAAALVNADPDSTADDLLTLLRDHGYKPLGHLDEHQARELTAWAARLSPVFDHTPDQVDLVNDLLAEAAAKPYISTHDDRPPHLHFAPEHAPTPHRVRAFTAAGLAHAVCADLARLGRCARPGCRTVYVDTSRNGRRRFCTTRCANRVHVADHRTRTA; encoded by the coding sequence GTGCATTTCAACCCTTACGGTGGGGCCGCGGCGGAACTCGCCGCCGCCCTCGTCAACGCCGACCCCGACAGCACCGCCGACGACCTGCTCACCCTGCTGCGCGACCACGGCTACAAACCCCTCGGCCACCTCGACGAGCACCAGGCCCGCGAGCTCACCGCCTGGGCCGCCCGCCTCTCACCCGTGTTCGACCACACCCCCGACCAGGTCGACCTGGTCAACGACCTGCTCGCCGAGGCCGCCGCCAAGCCCTACATCTCCACCCACGACGACCGGCCGCCCCACCTGCACTTCGCCCCCGAACACGCACCCACACCGCACCGCGTCCGCGCCTTCACCGCCGCCGGCCTCGCCCACGCCGTCTGCGCCGACCTCGCACGGCTCGGCCGCTGCGCCCGCCCCGGCTGCCGCACCGTCTACGTCGACACCTCCCGCAACGGCCGCCGCCGCTTCTGCACCACCCGCTGCGCCAACCGCGTCCACGTCGCCGACCACCGCACCCGCACCGCCTGA